The following proteins come from a genomic window of Alnus glutinosa chromosome 10, dhAlnGlut1.1, whole genome shotgun sequence:
- the LOC133879005 gene encoding uncharacterized protein LOC133879005, with amino-acid sequence MVARDCKGDVLAAKCVRKNISVDPKTAEAMAALWAILFCKEFGFLDVIFEGDASQVVNKIHSKPPFLSATGHLIESIVQEIQGLRSATFVHVHRECNGAAHLLAKEAVVHEEETCWIEDTSYFLDTVILRERVYSLDSNSLGSCCFDS; translated from the coding sequence ATGGTTGCACGGGATTGTAAGGGCGATGTCCTGGCAGCCAAATGTGTGAGGAAAAACATTTCAGTTGACCCAAAGACAGCAGAAGCTATGGCTGCTCTTTGGGCTATTCTATTTTGCAAAGAGTTTGGTTTTCTTGATGTAATCTTTGAGGGAGATGCTTCTCAGGTGGTTAACAAAATTCACTCAAAACCTCCATTTTTATCTGCTACTGGCCATCTGATTGAAAGTATAGTTCAAGAAATTCAGGGATTAAGGTCTGCTACCTTCGTTCATGTCCATAGAGAATGCAATGGGGCAGCTCATTTATTGGCGAAGGAGGCTGTTGTTCATGAAGAGGAAACGTGCTGGATTGAGGACACTTCGTATTTTTTGGATACTGTTATTCTTAGGGAACGTGTTTACTCCCTAGATTCCAATTCTTTGGGATCATGTTGTTTTGACTCTTAA
- the LOC133879006 gene encoding protein FAR1-RELATED SEQUENCE 12-like, which yields MDEVQEQQSQPLCEQINSCGDEFIEDLHPDDEMIEDQNDINLLGNDLKQPTANSSSYNGSLEPCFGLEFDEVEDACICYNAYARKKGFSIRKNHTRLSKGDDKLLIGVDYSCSREGFRHKSYQKKIHINLEPAETRDSQFFQTLCI from the exons ATGGATGAAGTTCAGGAGCAGCAAAGTCAACCACTTTGTGAGCAAATAAACTCATGTGGTGATGAATTTATTGAAGATTTACATCCTGATGATGAAATGATAGAAGATCAAAATGATATAAACTTGCTTGGGAATGATTTGAAGCAGCCAACTGCCAATTCTTCTTCATATAATGGTTCTTTGGAACCATGCTTTGGTTTGGAATTCGATGAGGTAGAAGATGCTTGTATATGTTATAATGCTTATGCAAGGAAAAAAGGTTTTAGCATTAGAAAAAATCATACTCGACTATCGAAGGGAGACGACAAGTTATTGATTGGGGTAGATTATTCTTGTTCAAGGGAAGGATTTCGTCATAagagctatcaaaagaaaattcatataaatttgGAACCTGCAGAAACAAGG gaCAGTCAGTTTTTTCAAACTTTATGTATTTGA